A stretch of Malus sylvestris chromosome 11, drMalSylv7.2, whole genome shotgun sequence DNA encodes these proteins:
- the LOC126590151 gene encoding uncharacterized protein LOC126590151 yields the protein MATAQATPGGSGRQVLESMYSMIALVFIIVAYVELCDAATVVDVYRLIQYDISGAPFGSRLANLNHHAGSLNFAPGSDLSRTVLIIPLHELNISFVTEYITQKQPLGGLLFLLPQIFSIESRERATSNHQTDGEVPMKNYLAELEKLLIHSKIPYPVYFAFEDDDIEAVLADVKRNDATGQPATATTGGYKLVVSVPEPKKRASPTITNIQGWLSGLKTEGEANQLPTIAIVASYDTFGAAPALSVGSDSNGSGVVALLEIARLFSALYSNPKTRGRYNLLFGLTSGGPYNYNGTHKWLRSFDQRQRESIDYAICLNSIGSWDKDLWIHVSKPPENAYIKQIYEGFSNVAEELGLKVGLKHKKINISNPRVAWEHEQFSRLRVTAATLSGLPVAPELLESTGSLVDGRPFVNETAIIRSVKLVAESLARHIYGHEGKNIQIFADNSSLAVNPSYIKSWLDLLSQTPRVAPFLSKNDPFILALKKELEDNTDEVNVQHEVLDGMFTFYDSTRASLNVYQVASVTFDLLLLLVLGSYLIVLFSFLVITTRGLDDLISLFRRPPSRKVKTA from the exons ATGGCTACCGCTCAAGCGACGCCCGGCGGCAGCGGCCGCCAAGTGTTGGAGTCTATGTACTCGATGATTGCGCTCGTCTTCATCATCGTCGCCTACGTTGAGCTCTGCGACGCCGCCACCGTCGTCGACGTGTATCGGCTGATCCAGTACGACATCTCTGGTGCTCCTTTTGGATCTCGGCTCGCCAACCTCAACCACCATGCTGGCTCTTTGAACTTCGCTCCTGGCTCTGATCTCTCCCGCACTGTCCTCATCATCCCCTTACACGAACTCAACATCTCCTTCGTCACTG AATACATTACCCAGAAGCAGCCTCTGGGAGGTTTGCTGTTTTTGCTGCCCCAGATATTTAGCATTGAAAGCAGAGAAAGGGCAACGAGTAATCATCAAACTGATGGAGAGGTGCCAATGAAGAATTATCTGGCCGAACTTGAAAAATTACTTATTCATTCCAAGATACCT TATCCTGTatattttgcttttgaagatgatgatattgAGGCTGTGTTGGCTGATGTCAAGCGGAATGATGCCACTGGTCAACCTGCTACTGCAACTACTGGCGG ATACAAGCTTGTTGTTTCAGTCCCAGAACCTAAAAAGCGCGCATCACCCACCATCACAAACATTCAG GGATGGTTGTCAGGACTGAAAACAGAGGGAGAAGCAAATCAGCTTCCAACTATTGCTATAGTAGCATCATATGACACTTTCGGTGCAGCTCCT GCTTTATCAGTGGGAAGTGATAGCAATGGAAGCGGTGTTGTGGCACTTCTTGAGATTGCTAGGTTGTTTTCTGCTCTTTACTCCAATCCTAAGACAAGAGGAAGGTATAATTTACTTTTTGGGTTAACATCAGGAGGACCTTATAACTACAATGGAACTCATAAG TGGCTTCGGAGCTTTGATCAACGCCAGCGTGAGAGTATTGACTATGCTATATGCTTGAATAGTATTGGCTCATGGGACAAGGACTTGTGGATTCATGTGTCTAAACCACCAGAAAATGCCTACATAAAGCAAATTTATGAA GGTTTCTCTAATGTAGCAGAAGAACTGGGCCTTAAAGTTGGTCTGAAGCACAAGAAGATTAATATCTCAAATCCCCGA GTAGCTTGGGAGCATGAACAATTTTCACGGCTGAGAGTTACTGCTGCCACTCTTTCTGGACTCCCTGTTGCTCCTGAACTGTTAGAAAGCACTGGCAGTCTTGTTGATGGCAG ACCTTTTGTGAATGAAACTGCAATCATCAGAAGTGTCAAGCTAGTTGCTGAGAGCCTTGCG AGGCATATCTATGGTCATGAAGGAAAGAACATTCAAATCTTTGCAGACAACAGTAGTTTAGCAGTTAATCCTTCTTACATAAAATCGTGGTTGGATCTACTGTCACAAACACCTCGAGTGGCGCCATTTTTATCAAAGAATGACCCGTTTATCTTGGCGTTGAAGAAG GAATTGGAAGACAACACAGATGAGGTGAATGTGCAGCATGAGGTGCTTGATGGGATGTTTACTTTCTACGATTCAACTAGGGCTAGCCTTAACGTGTATCAG GTGGCTAGTGTGACATTCGACTTGCTGTTGCTTCTGGTCTTGGGATCATATTTGATCGTACTTTTCAGTTTCCTTGTCATCACAACTAGG GGTCTTGATGATCTAATCAGTTTATTTCGACGACCTCCCTCACGTAAAGTGAAAACAGCTTGA